Part of the Arachis hypogaea cultivar Tifrunner chromosome 6, arahy.Tifrunner.gnm2.J5K5, whole genome shotgun sequence genome, AATGTggccctattttttttttttccctccctTTCCTATAAAAATTAGATCTGTTAATTCCATGGGTCAGCCGGCAAACTAAACTTATACCGAACACATGTTTCTTCATTTCAAAGATTGATTGATAACAACTTACAAATCTAGATTGGTTTTTGCATATTAACGTATACTTCTTTATTTAACCtttattaatcaattataattattctttaaaataatatcaataaaCGTGGCGGCATAAAAGCTATTCAAATCCTTCGTCACAAACGACAAAGGTATTCAAAGTAGTGACTAGCTAACCTAAATTTTTTTCCACATTAAATccttatgaaaaagtatagggtaccaacatattatttgTCAACTTCTGccaattcttatttataattgtgtttcatggaagtgtgttcatgaatgtgtctaataattaatatattttaaatacatatataaagagacacatccagaaaatatatctataaagacacttctattaaacatagctataaaaaagacatttttattagacacatccacgaacacacttccatgaaatacaattataaataaaagttggcagaagttggcagatatgctgttggtaacgtagcggaaccgAATCCTTATTGTTTAGCTTAGAGTTTGAGTTTCTTATGGGGATAATATTAAAGATGTTTGGGGTGCagtttggatcggttttgagtaaaaaatttatttgatcttaatactaatttatttgagtcaAGAATTGGAGTCAAAACTAAATACATCACGTGGTTAAATGTAAACGATACAAAAATGTGGAGTTTGGAGACCAAGACAAGACAAGATGTAAAGAGACCACTATAAAGATCCTTCAGAGTGGTGGCCTGAAAAAGAGGAAGAACTAGATCGTAGTCAAGATTCTTCAAGAATAAGTCTATCATATGGtctataaatagaaaaaattaaaaaaaaaatgggaCTTCAATAAAAAAACACTAAATCATCATACAAACTCTACAAAAATTCTCAATCTCAATGATGCATTAAAAGATATGAAATGCAAGTGCATGTAAGTGTTAGGATTTAGaagtctattttattttattgtcttttttattaattattttgtttaaatatttaattattattttgctttctttcaattttcatttcaattttatgcttttgtttatttaaagtttttatttattttcattttatttgctATTAGTAGTTTGAGATAATTTATTTGAcattaatactaaataaattttaagtcgaattcacttttttttaaaagagtctgttctccaaattaaaattttgatataaactTAATTCAATATCCTGTGTTGAAGTtaccaaaaataaaatgaaatagaatAAAATCCGTTTATTTACACACTTAAATCTGTTTAATCTGCTAAAAAATAAGTTGACATAAAAAATTGAAttcgttaaaaaaaaaatctaactcaTTTCGTTTAATTCGTAGACATGGGCAGAATGGAGGTGGGcaatttaatcaaaataaaaagaaattcttTTGTCTAgtacttatactttttttttgaaaataaatctattttagatttattttcaaaaaaaaagtatataaaaaacaTAAGTTCCAAAAACCGAAAATGATAAATGGTACGAAGTCATCCTGATCACCTAACTCTCTTTCTAGCcccaaaataaatactaaataaataaactaactcTGTTTAGGTTAACTCCTTAATAAatagaatttaattaatatatatttttttatatacataataaatatattattaataaaaaattttaaatatttatttttataaatataaaataaatatattaaaattttaaattttttatatttttaataaatttttttattactttataaACTTAACCCGTATATATTTTTATGACacatgataaataaattttaataaatataatgatTCAATAAATACTGAAACAGATCTATTTTGAGTGTAAAGTGTGAATATTCAGGCTCCGTTTGATTACGAATatctaatttattatattttttatataaaataattttagaaaaaaagataattataaaaaaataatagaaataataaaaaataaattatattatttattattatttttatatcatttctattaaaaaagacttaaaatatattaatataatatttttaaatacaatatttatatctatattttatttatcaaatataattttatgtaggTATCTTTTTTTAATGTTCTATACCTATAAACAAAGAATTTTGATAAAACATTTAACAATTCTTGAATTTTAGAGATAACTAACTCCCATACACATAAAATCAAGAGAACAAACTAAACATGTTAAATATAACATTACTAATGAAGTGTCTGTGCGATACGCGGGTATgataagtttaataaaaaatatttaatattaaaatattattagattAAGTACCTATCATAAACCTTTTATATTAAATTAGatcataacaataaaaatatattattttacttattaaaaGAATGTAAGAGTAATAACTAAGAATACAAGTAATTATTGTATAAATAGtattattctattctatattATCATTCATCACATAAAGAATGATGTcaaatgaaatagaaacaaatgaattaaatatgtattaaatattaagttaaaataattatataaatataaagaaaTAATCTAAATATTGgatgaatataatttattaatatatagaaagTATAATTTCaatagttgattttttttatataatgttatttagattattttttatcaataataggcttattattgtaattatttttttagtaaaagtatataaagagtacatagtatataaggtgtaataactcaacaaatattttttaaggagatttttcattcttttcaacaatgagaataacttattttttttccatttcttaatCCCTTCTAGTTCATCAAAtcatcaacatcacagcttgaacaTCTTAGaacatatttgttgagttattacaccttatatacaaTGTACTATTTATGTACTCttactaaaaaaattacaatggtaagcctattattgataaaaaaataatctagataacaataacaacaaattgagttatttattttatttttttatatgttaaaaaatatttttaaatatttatttttttgtaatataattaaatatcaatataatAAAAGGAGATTAATTTCTCATTCCATATAacatgtataaaattttttattcataaattaaaaaaattaaaccatGACCGACTTCACGCAAAAAATATAATGTAATTTTAAAGGACATACACGATCCTTACATGTGTTCCAAAATATTATAGCACAAGTGTTGTTATAATTTTACAAATGATATGATCCAAAATATTGTTATAACAACCTTCATTCCCACTTCCACTTCGTTAGACTGACTAGTCCTCTCCACTTCTCTCTCATTGCTTCCtcattcacatttctaattttagtttttcttttttctttgttactCTCACTCTATTCTAATAGAGGATTTCAAGTTAGTGGAATTCCACGATGTCAATGCTCTCAGCTAGTGAGAATAACAAACGAAGAAGGAAAATTAAGATCAGAAATGTGAAAGAAGAACAGTGAAGAGGACTAGTTGTAATTAAGGTTAtatattaaatagtattttatcttgttaattaaGTACTCCTGAAGTATTCTGGTGTATATAGATGGTTAGATAGAGAATGtttattagggttagggtttctaatattcttgtatatatatagataatagTAATGACAAAGATAATACAGCTTTTCATCCTCAACTGTCTTTTTCTATCTTTCCAGAGCCTCCCTCTCATATGGTGCTTGCTACACTATTTTACTATTCAACTTTGCACGTTTGAACAAAGTTTTGTCATGCTGCGGTTAGTGTAGAGCCTGCAAAAAAGTGTGAATCTTTCACCGCATATGAGAACTTAGTGAGAGTAACTCGTGAAAGGTAGATCTGTCCGATTTATTTATCAATGACAACAAATGAGGCAGAGGTGATGAATCCAGATACGCAAAGTCACTGCAGCAGATTTTCAGAAAGATGATGGCTCAGTTTGAACAACATTCTTCAAGTTGTTACTACCTTCACCCAAGTGAGACACCTGGAATCGCTCTCACAACTACTCCACTGACCATATTGAACTACCACACCTGGCTGGTCCAGATCTATGTGGATCTGTCTAAAATCGAAGAATAAAATTAGATTCATTGATGGCACGTTACTCAAACCAGCTCCAACCGATGATTCGTATGATGCTTGGGATCGTTGCAACACGTTTGTGCTATCATGGCTACATGGATTATTGAGTCCATAAATTTTGCAAAGTGTACTGTGGTGGGACAATACACACGAATTGGGGAAGGACCTCAAACATCAATTTTATGAGGGTGATCTATTTCGAATTGTTGAACTTGAGGAAGATCTGTTCAGCACAAAGCAAGGTGAGTTATCCATCACCTCTTACTATACAAAACTGAAAGGGATCTGGGAGGAAATAGACGAATTTAGACCCATACCAACTTGTGCTTGCTTGAGTAATTATAGCTGTGGATTAGACATAATGAGGCAATATAGATTGCAGTCTTATATGATTCGTTTTCTTAGAGGTTTAAATGACCAATATGCAAGTGTGTGTTCCCATATTATGTTGCTTAAGCCCCTTCCAGATGTGAACACTGTTTTTTCTCTACTTCTTCAACAAGAGAGACAAATGATGCATCTCATCAAACCAGATTTTAGAATGTTAGTGAATGCTGTTCACACTAAATCTATAGGTGAAAGAGAGCATATCAGATTAGCCAAGGCAGTgtcagaggaagaggaagaggaagaggacgtggTAAAGGTGGCAGAGGTATTCTAGAGGAGCTCCCAAACTTTGCTCTTATTGTAGAAAATAAGGTCACTTAGTGGATACATGTTACCAGAAGCATGGCTTTCCACCATACCTGCAACCAAATCACTCTAATGGAGTACCTCTTTCAGCTAATTCAGTGAACTCAGTGGTAGTTGCGAGTAATGTAGAATGCAACCCCACAGTTATCCAAAATGAAGGCAAGATCAGTTTGGATGAGATATTCTCGGATAGACAGAAAGAAGCACTTATTGCACTATTCTAGCAACATAAAGAACCTCTTCATGATGAAATTTGGCAACAATTCATGCTCCTTCAGCCGGTATATTTCATCTCATTTCTCTTTCCgattttgaattgaattctcAAGATTGGATTTTAGATACTGGAGCAATTGCTCACATTTGTTTTAGTATTAAACATTTTCATTCTATTAAACACATTAATCCAGTTAAAATTATCATGCCAAATGATTCACATATTGTTACAACTTTATGTGGAACAATTTTCTTCTCAgctaatttttatttgattgaggtTCTATATGTACCAAGTTTTAAATGTAATCTcatttctatttcaaaaattactGATGCCTTATCTTGTTGTTTTATGTAATGCTCAAGAGCGGCCTACCTTGAGGATGATTGGAATTGCTGATAAAAAATGAGTGCTGTATACAATAAATACTCAAGCAAAGATGGCTGTTAACTTTAGCAAAttagaagaaaagattttgaatatTATGACAGAAGAACAGGACACTTCACACACTTCATAGAGTATTCTTTGGCATTATAGGTTAGGCCATATTTCGTTTAGTAGATtacaacaattaaaaaaaatgcatccattcatctcATGTCCAAACAATAATGTACCATGTGATCCATGTCATTTTGCAAAATAAAAGAGGTTACCTTTTTTTGAATAGTTTGAGtaaatttgaattttcttttgatTTGATCCATGCTGACATTTGGGGCCTATTGCCACAGCATCTATTTCTGGTCATAGATATTTTTTAACCATTGTTAAAGATAGGAGTAGGTTTACTTGGATTttctttatgaaaaataaatctgaAACTCGCTCTCTTTTAGAGAATTTTGTTGAAATGATTTATACACAAAAGGAAATCATGGTAAAAGCCATTAGAACTGATAATGGCCAGGAATTTTTGATGATTTCTTTCTatcaaaagaaaagaattttACATCAAAAAAATTGTGTGAAAATACCACAACAAAATAGAATTATTGAAAGAAAGCATCAAGATATTTTAAATGTAGCTAGGGCTCTCATATTTACTTCTAATCTTCTAAATTGTTTTTGGCATTATGCAGTGGCTCATGCTATTTACATAATTAATAGAGTACCCCAAGTTACATTTAAACATAATCCATATCAGATTCTTAATGGCAACATTCCAGAATTAACATCTCGAAAGATTTTTGGTTGTTTAGCCTTTGCTTCTACTTTATATGCTCATCGAAAGAAATTGGATCATAGAGCACGAAAGTGTGTCTTTTTTGGATATAAATCAGGAACAAAAGGCTATATTTTACTTAAACCAAAGAAGTTGTTATTTTTCGAAATATTGTTTTCTATGAACCATATTTTTCTTTCAAAGAGATTTTGTCTTCAAATGATCAATCTTGAGGCACTAAAAATTTGTACTCTCAAAATATGTACTCTCAAAATTCTAATATTTCTCatcttgaaataaatttttattcagaTCTTTTTTGTAGTAGTGAAACATCAAATAAATTGCTTAATTTGAAAaatctttctaatttcaaaaataattcatTGACAAGATCAAGAGACTTGCATTCTAATGAAGAAATTTTCGTTTCTGAACCTCATGCACCTGCATCTAATTCTCATGCATCATCCTCTCCTAATTCTCAATCACTTGAACTTGCATCTCATGATTTTTCTTCTGGCCAACCTTCCATTTTTGAAGCAAATAATTTGAATCCTGCTGCATCATTAAGTAATCCAAACAGCACATCTGATGCTAATGAACTTAGAAGATCACGCAGGCAAAGAAAACAACCATTCTATTTGCAAGAGTATCATTGCATGCAAGTCAATATTTCGACTTAGCAATCTCCAACTTCCTTTGAAGTGAAGTATCCAATCTCTGACTATGTATCTTACAACACATTGTTAATAAGGCATAAAGCTTTTTCAGCTGCTGTATCCTCCACCACAGAACcaagaagttatgaagttatgaaGAGGCCATCCTCTATGATTGCTGGCGTAAGACAATAAGTGCTAAATTGAAGGCTCTTGAGGAGAATAAAACATGGAAACTGACTTCCCTTCCTTTTGGAAAGAAGGCAATCAGTTGCAAATGGATTTTCAAGATCAAGTTCAAACCTAATGGTGAGGTAGAACGCCACAAGGCAAGGCTCGTTGCAAGAGGTTTCACTCAAACGACAGGTTTTGACTACTTTGATACCTTTAGTCCAGTCATCAAACTCACTACTTTAAGAATGCTTTTGGCTATTGCTGCTACTAAAGGATGGTATGTCCACCAGTTAGACGTCAATTATGTTTTTCTTCATGGAGATTTACCAGAAGAGGTGTATATGAAACCTCCATTAGGATTGGCAGTGCCAGCTGGTTCAGTTTGTAAGTTAGAAAAATCGTTATATGACTTGAAACAGGCTAGTAGACAGTGGCATCAGAAGTTATGTGTTCTCATTGAAGATGGATATACTTAATCAAAATCAAACATTTGTTTGTTCACTAAACTATTTGATTCAGGCTTCACATGTATCCTTGTTTATGTGGATGACCTAGTTTTAGTAGGAGATGATTGGAGAGAAATTGCAAAGATTAAACAACACTtggataacaaatttaaaattaaggatcttgacaaattaaaatttattttagtttagaaATTGCCATAAGTCAGCAGGGCATTGCCATGTATCAATGCAAATATACACTTGACTTACTTGATGAGTTTGGATTGATGAATGCAAAACCAGCCTCCACGCCAATAAATTATACAACTCATCTATCTAAATCTTCAGGAACTCCTCTTGATGATGTTGCACCTTATAGACGGCTAGTTGGACGTTTAATTTACCTCACGAATACACGGCCGGATATATACTTCGCAGTTGGCAAGCTCAGTTTTTAGATTGTGCCACAACAAAACATTTTCAAACCGCTCTGCATGTACTTCGATATCTTAAAGGTGCTCCGGCCAAGGGAGTGTTATTTTCTACCTCCAACAATCTCATACTCACTGCCTTCTCCGACTCAGATTGGGGAGCTTGTCCAGATACTAGACTTTTCAGTATCTggattttgtttctttcttgaaaaGTCATTGATTTCTTGGTGAAGTAAGAAGCAACACACTCTAGCTCGCTCCTCGGCTGAAGCTGAATATAGAGCCATGACTCTTGCTACTTGTGAGGGAGTGTGACTCTCTTACTTGTTGAAAGACTTTAGAATACCTCTCTCTCGTTCTATTGTTATGTACTGTGATAATCAATCCGCTCTCCATATCGCTGCTAATCCAGTCTTTCATGAAAGGACTAAGCATATAGAGATTGACTGTCATACTATTCGTGATAGAGTTCAGGAAGGATTGATTAAGCTTCTTCCAATTTCTTCAACAAACCAAGTTGCTAATATCCTAACTAAGTCACTACCACCTAAAAATTTCTTCTCTTGTAATGACAAACTGGGTCTCATCAATTTTCATGTGCCCAAGTTTGAGGGGAGATGTAATTAAGGTTAtatattaaatagtattttatcttgttaattaGGTACTCCTTAGATACTCTGGTGTATATAGATTGTTAGATAGAGTATGTTTATTAGGATTAGGGTATCTAatattcttgtatatatatatatatatatatatatatatatatatatatatatatatagataataatAATGACAAAGGTAACACAGCTTTTCATCCTCAACtgcctttttctctcttttctcttttcagaGACTCCATCTCATATGGTGCTTGCTCCTTTAAAATTACAGTGTATTTTTTGCGTAAAGTCGGGATTATTCatcgtttaattttttaatttataaataaaaaattttatacatattatatgaaatgaaaaattaatctccttttattatattgatatttaattatattacaaaaaataaatatttaaaaacacattttaactaataaaaaaaatagaataaataactaaatttgttattatatataaaaaaattaattattgagattatactttttatatattaataaactaTATTCATCCAATATTTAAATTAtctctttatatttatataattattttaactttatatttaatacatatttaattcatttgtttctatttcatttaaCACCATTCTTTACGTAAGgaatgataatataaaataaaataatattatttatacatcaaAATCAATAAAGATATGTCATTTTACTTATTTGCTCGATTCTATACCTTGCTCCaaaccaaaaataaatcaaaataaaataaaaggagaaTTTGACAATCGTGTCTGAAAATGTTGTTGATGGAACCCACATAGAGATAACACTATATTAGTTTAGTTTTGTCCAATTGgaatcataattaaaaaataagataaaaaaaaaaggtatcTTCACATATggtcaaaaacaaaagaaaatggggGAAAAGCCCAAATAATAGGGGATAAGCACGTTGCAATTAATGCAGTGAATGTGAATTTAATACTTCATTGCTGGCACTCTGCATTCACAACTGGCTTTCAACCTTACCCATCTCCTTCACCGACCccctaaccttttttttttcctctaataattcaaaaaatgtttacttaatattatatttttttctcttcttttaacatggaaataaaataatttttgaacgttgattattatattttgaattgattcttattgtttttttattttatataattttgacTTCAACATTTGAACTTAGAAAATACAAACAATATgttaatttgttatatttttttttattcaaaatataacattgcttatttttttttttttcctattgatttttttattactttgctAATAAAAATAAGTCAATTATTGATCCTTTGAGTGATTACTACTATTTTGTTAACAAAAAAGCGTAGATTAAATGAGtagaaatttaaatatctttgttattttcttaaaatattaaaaaatatacaaatataaaacttttttatttgtaaattaagaaaataacagaaaaatgagTTAAAACTCCATAATATTTTTCTAactattcatatattcattacatAATGTGATGACTCATGACCATTTTCCAAACCAAACCATGAGAATATTCCATAGAAGTGATATCCATGGGAAGGGGAATGAGAATAATGATGCTTTACAATACTTTCACTCTGCGGTTTGCACATAAACAAACTAACTCCATTCATCAGAAAATGTTGCACTATTATTAATTAGGTGGAGAATTAATTAAAGTTACTAAGTTAGAAATGGAAATGATCAATGACCAATCAGCATTCAACACAAGCCTCTTTCAATTTTCTTTGGTCTACAATGCATGATTATTGATGATTATGATACATAAACAACCACAAACCAAAATATCTATCTAGTGTTATGGAGAACTAAAACCAATATGGCAATAAGCCAATAATGGGGGGCCAACAAGCAACAACCTATAATGTCATGCACTTCATTTCAACATCCACATGAAGAGACACTCAACTCTACAAGATTCAATTCACAAATCAAAACTACACTTAGAATTTGTATTATTAATGCATGAATATGTTactaaaatatcataaatttataaaaagaagTTTAGTCCTCAACAATGAGATACCAAAATTGCGTTAAATGAAAAATATCTACAAAGCTCGGAAAACATacttataaaaagaaaattataattaaataaaattttattatattagaagAACTTGAGAACTAAACCAAAAGTATAATAATGTGTTGAATATATAGCTACAAAAATATTagccaaaaaaagaaaataaggaaaaccgATACTTAAACAACACAATTTtacaaaaacatatatataattatagcCAACAGCAGTAACACTAAACAAACATGAAAATTACACTAGtaaaaagatagtgaaaattaattactaattactTATTGCAATTAGCCCCCTATAAGTTTTCTTAATTACTTGGCAGTCCCTCTGCCAATCATCTCCTTATACCTCATTATTGAATCCAGCCTCTGAAGCTTCAGCTGCTGCTTGAACCGGTTAATGAAGTCGTCCGCCTTTGCGTCAACGCCGCCGTCACCTCCGCCTTCTTCTGCGGCGGCGCCACTCTCCCTCGCGGTGGCCGGACGGCGGGTTTCCACAATGTCGACCTCCTCGAAGTGCGAGAACGCCGATTTGGTGCTCGCCGACTTCTTCATCTTCCTCGGAAGCTTAACCGGAACCTCGCCGGAGGCCGGTTTAGTGTCGGAATGCGTTCTTGTGAAATTACCAGTTTGCCCTTGCTGCAGCTTGCTGAAAATCTCGTCCATGGAAGCGCAAGAATCCTCATCCACGTCATGATTGTTGTTATTGCGGAACATTATTTCTCCAACTACATCTCCATCgtcatattcttcttcttcttcttcttcttcttcttctttcttcactttTGGTATTTTCGGCACGTGCGTTTTTTTCTTTGGTTGTTCAGGGGTAAAATAGGAAGATAAAGTTTCAGTTGGGAAATAAGTTTGAAGGTTAATGGATTTGAGGCGTTGGATGACTGAGGAGGGAGATCTGGGAAGTTGTTGAGTTTGTTGAGGTTCTTGGGAAGTGTGATGAGGGTGGTTAGAGTAAAAATTAATGGATTTAAGCCTTTGCAATAGAGAAGGAGATGTAGCAAGTGGTTGTTGTTGGAATAAGTAGTTATTGATTTCATGTGGAAgttgttgttgtggttgttgttcgTGGTAGTTATAAAAGTTTAGGGATTTGAGTCTATGCAAGAGAGAAGGGGATCTTGCAAGTGGTTGTTGTGGTTCATGATGTTCATGATGCTTGGCATTGTTGTTGGTGAGAGAGGAGATGATGTAAATGGTGGCAATAACAAGTtggagaaggaggaaaaacatGGTTGGGGTGAACCAACTGGTGAGGGAGGATGTTGATGATGACAATGATTCCTCAaacatggtggtggtggtggtggaacgAGCTTTGCTTTGGTTTCTTTtgtgtgcttttttttttgtgatagcTAATTCCTATGATATAGTAGTGATATACATATATATTGCTATTTTACATTACACTACACTTCTTGCCTTAGTCTTTTTGTGACTGCAAGGGGgagattaataaataaaaagaggtcAGGAATAAACAAATCATCATGTGTTGGGTTCTTTTTCACTGTTTATTTACTCAAATCTGCAATATTTAAATAAGTATAAAGAGACTATATCATTTGAGTTATAGTTTATTGGCTTCTTATTTATTCACGGTTAatctatgatgcacggacactaaCACGAACACGGACACGACACGATACCACATGGGACACGCcaacacgcgaattttaaaatcttacatgacacagggacacgcatacatataaaatataaaatattttttagatggatcgtaatgatattttgatattttattcatattaaaatataaattaattttttaaattatttttaatgtcttattttaattatgtcaagtatttaaaatattttttgttttaataaataataatatatattatatctaaatttattttaaaaatatatgttaagaataagattggacacGCTGATACGTaatgatatttaggtgtgtccagcatgtctggagaagaattttttatttttttattaagtcaCGGTTAAACAGCAAACACGCATATCGGAGACAAATATCAGTAAATATCGTATCCAAAATGTGTCCGACATGCAGACACGACAACTGAGTAAAATATTCGTACTTCATAGCTGTTAATTGAGATTGCTTTAGTTTTGTATTTAATAGGTaatgaattttatgataaaacTTTTATACTAATTACACTATAATTTTTACTATTCTTTAAAGCTACCTTCTTTGTTAATTAGATAAattctaactatttttatttattatattttatattattaattcaaatttaatatttatagtttagaatttatgatttattatttaaaatctaGAGtgttttaacctttttttttttacttttagtaACAAGCTAATTTTTAAGAAATATTGTACATTAGCATTCGTTAATAATCTTAATTACTAACGAAAAGttgatttgttaaaaaaaaatcaaacattattctgttttaaaaaaaaattatataattttagttaaattttaagaataacacacgatttttaaaataaataaactattttttttcaaaaagaagcaattctttttcttaaaatatataatttgatcattatgaattcacaaaactcttttgttttttattttcaagaattaaaaaatatatatttctttaGACATTTTTATCCTTGGGATTCATATaagataacaaaaatatttaataa contains:
- the LOC112755917 gene encoding uncharacterized protein, whose translation is MFEESLSSSTSSLTSWFTPTMFFLLLQLVIATIYIISSLTNNNAKHHEHHEPQQPLARSPSLLHRLKSLNFYNYHEQQPQQQLPHEINNYLFQQQPLATSPSLLQRLKSINFYSNHPHHTSQEPQQTQQLPRSPSSVIQRLKSINLQTYFPTETLSSYFTPEQPKKKTHVPKIPKVKKEEEEEEEEEEYDDGDVVGEIMFRNNNNHDVDEDSCASMDEIFSKLQQGQTGNFTRTHSDTKPASGEVPVKLPRKMKKSASTKSAFSHFEEVDIVETRRPATARESGAAAEEGGGDGGVDAKADDFINRFKQQLKLQRLDSIMRYKEMIGRGTAK